A genomic window from Cyprinus carpio isolate SPL01 chromosome A2, ASM1834038v1, whole genome shotgun sequence includes:
- the LOC109108188 gene encoding 5'-3' exoribonuclease 1-like isoform X3, producing the protein MGVPKFYRWISERYPCLSEVVKEHQIPEFDNLYLDMNGIIHQCSHPNDEDVHFRISEEKIFADIFHYLEVLFRIIKPRKVFFMAVDGVAPRAKMNQQRGRRFRSAKEAEEKIKKALEKGEVLPTEARFDSNCITPGTDFMARLQEQLKYFVHNKLSTDKAWQGVNVYLSGHETPGEGEHKIMEFIRSETTKPGHNPNTRHCLYGLDADLIMLGLTSHEPHFSLLRVSFASKKKKNRKVITAPEETTFHLLHLSLMREYIDYEFSELRNKISFEYNLERIIDDWVLMGFLVGNDFIPHLPHLHINHDALPLLYRTYISVLPSLGGYLNENGHLNLANFEKYLEKLSEFDREHFSEVFVDLKWFESKVGNKYLNEAAGLAAEEAGVKDMKKSKSADDSLCLAALDGVTDSHSTPGREGTEEDGEDDDMFETEFRQYKRTYYMTKMGVEVVSDEFLANQAKCYVEGIQWILHYYYHGVQSWSWYYPYHYAPFLSDVRNISSLMLAFDLGKPFMPFQQLLGVLPSASKDLLPQCYQHLMTSPGSPIVEYYPQDFKTDLNGKQQEWEAVVLIPFIDEKCLLAAMEPYTPKLTPSEKARNRHTECAVYCFDKELDYVYNSPLPQLFPNIVHCRVRQTPIPMDAWRVSLDHVGHRVDRGPLYFCGFPTLQHIRHKFYKKKTGVMVFQQSSRGENMILEILASQELEQVEDVAALVLGKSLFVNWPHLMEARVVAVSDGETKFSLDEPSQVLYLGDTPPPTKVTRLTDKEQKEWVKEVQGLSEYFSKRKGIVINETDVVVYGQLLTGRKYVIGQSGKVHLEKQFAKQVLPFPFQTIVKDIKAFDSSLAHFKTLEELFPPGTVVFMVGNPYYGAMGDVQDSSDVISEGRVRVVFSVPCEPQLDALIQNQHKYSVKYSPGYVLASRLGVTSYLVSRFSGSIFIGRGSKKNPHGEQKANVGLNLKFNKKNEEVPGYTKRTEKEWLYSAAVEELLAEYLERFSELFDFVARNNHDDVFYEDDIWPREDENGAEKVQEIQGWLKNHPVSSSSRASCDLQILDTGIVEKIEEELEKTKAKKMNKKVRVTVKPHLLFRPLEQQHGVVPDPDAEYHLFDRVVNVRESFSVPLGLRGTIIGIKGAEREAEVLYEVLFDEEFAGGLTVRCSPGRGYRLPPSALINLSHGSRKEHGSHKLTAIVKPQPSSHFTHKSQLGGLNHSPCSPFIPTQQQNGRQSFNLRADTQGNRNSPHKALSQKNQHKGSSNEKEFSNVWQSLQSSGMPQKPPAHWQNKAGRSSGPMPHQHQLEGQSKQSQGNDPSSKLASGGNIRLLKRNEDVNMAFVQSPSNKASTEFEELIANLKISKDSEHVQNHPPTEPKNQSGEPLSPQSFAMKGTLVLKEMLKIDSGPSAPDCTGGQDSANPSVQQQSKRRSSKKLAARINTPQTDVPVAVPLPPLAGQPPLLPSMATELGRVCMGLGMGPPEFAYLHNRQSLTVCQVKLSNGLLVHGPQCQSETEAKEKAALFALQRLNSLGSLPLPPPIFPGVQQMRPLAPHPSMFGQPPGCLLMPPQGYGPLHCEATFPGARAPVPSAPSGSHNQFVPLQVTKKRVSGRTKNQEAKQVSGSSANAGQTPSGGLTASAPMPASAPKTPPPISTHEPADNPTPKTPRQNANPHTPGSASKRKNRKLAVNFEAAKVTD; encoded by the exons ATGGGAGTTCCTAAATTTTATCGCTGGATATCGGAGCGGTATCCTTGTCTGAGTGAAGTTGTCAAAGAGCATCAG ATTCCAGAGTTTGACAACCTATATTTAGATATGAATGGGATCATCCACCAGTGTTCCCACCCCAATGATGAAGATGTACACTTCCGTATTTCTGAAGAGAAGATCTTTGCTGACATTTTTCACTACCTGGAGGTGCTCTTCCGCATCATTAAGCCCAGGAAAGTGTTCTTCATGGCTGTCGATGGTGTTGCACCCAGGGCCAAGATGAACCAGCAGCGTGGAAGAAGATTCAG GTCAGCAAAAGAAGCTGAGGAGAAAATCAAGAAGGCCTTGGAGAAGGGTGAAGTTTTGCCCACAGAGGCCAGATTTGACTCAAACTGCATCACCCCTG GAACTGATTTCATGGCCAGGCTACAGGAACAGCTGAAATATTTCGTTCACAATAAACTGTCCACAGACAAAGCGTGGCAGGGAGTGAATGTGTATTTGTCTGGTCATGAG ACCCCTGGTGAAGGAGAACACAAGATCATGGAGTTCATTCGTTCTGAGACCACCAAACCGGGTCATAACCCAAACACAAGACACTGCCTTTATGGTCTGGATGCCGACCTG ataatgctTGGCTTGACCAGCCATGAGCCTCATTTTTCTCTCCTCAGGGTTAGCttcgcatccaaaaaaaaaaaaaacagaaaagt GATAACAGCTCCTGAGGAGACGACCTTTCACCTGCTTCATCTTTCCCTTATGAGGGAATACATCGACTATGAGTTTTCAGAGCTCAGG AATAAGATCTCGTTTGAGTATAACCTGGAGCGGATCATAGACGACTGGGTTCTGATGGGTTTCCTGGTGGGGAATGACTTCATCCCTCATCTTCCTCACCTGCACATCAATCACGATGCACTGCCGCTGCTCTATCGAACTTACATCAGCGTGCTGCCCAGTCTGGGGG GCTACCTGAATGAAAATGGTCATCTCAACCTTGCCAACTTTGAGAAGTACCTTGAGAAGTTGTCAGAA TTTGACCGGGAGCACTTCAGCGAGGTGTTTGTAGATCTGAAGTGGTTTGAGAGTAAGGTGGGGAACAAATACCTGAACGAAGCAGCCGGGCTGGCAGCCGAGGAGGCTGGTGTCAAAGACATGAAGAAGAGTAAG tctgcGGATGACTCTTTGTGTCTCGCTGCTCTGGATGGAGTCACGGACTCTCACAGCACTCCAGGAAGAG AAGGCACAGAGGAAGACGGTGAAGATGATGACATGTTTGAAACAGAGTTTCGACAATACAAGCGCACCTACTACATGACCAAGATGGGCGTTGAAGTTGTCTCAGA TGAGTTTTTGGCCAATCAGGCTAAATGTTACGTGGAGGGGATCCAGTGGATCTTACATTACTACTACCATGGAGTTCAGTCTTGGAGCTG GTATTATCCGTACCACTACGCCCCCTTCCTTTCTGATGTGAGGAACATCTCTAGTCTCATGTTGGCATTTGATCTGGGCAAACCCTTCATGCCGTTCCAGCAGCTCTTGGGTGTCCTGCCTTCAGCCAGCAAAGACCTTCTTCCACAGTGCTACCAG CATCTGATGACATCACCAGGCTCACCCATCGTTGAGTATTACCCACAGGACTTCAAAACAGACCTGAATGGCAAACAGCAGGAGTGGGAAGCCGTGGTGCTCATCCCGTTTATCGACGAG aaatgcttGTTAGCTGCTATGGAGCCCTACACTCCTAAACTGACTCCATCAGAGAAGGCAAGGAACAGACATACCGAGTGTGCCGTCTACTGCTTTGATAAAGAGCTGGACTATGTCTACAACTCCCCCCTCCCCCAGCTCTTCCCCAACATCGTCCACTGCCGCGTCAG GCAAACACCGATCCCGATGGATGCCTGGCGTGTATCACTGGATCATGTAGGGCATAGGGTTGACAGAGGGCCTCTTTATTTCTGTGGCTTCCCCACCTTACAGCACATCCGTCATAAA TTTTATAAGAAGAAAACTGGAGTGATGGTGTTTCAACAAAGCAGCCGAGGGGAGAACATGATACTGGAGATTTTAGCCAGCCAGGAGCTGGAACAG GTGGAAGATGTTGCAGCGCTGGTTCTTGGAAAGTCTTTGTTTGTGAACTGGCCACATTTGATGGAAGCTCGAGTTGTAGCTGTTTCAGATGGAGAAACAAA GTTTTCTTTAGACGAACCATCACAGGTGTTGTATCTAGGTGACACACCACCGCCGACTAAAGTCACCCGTCTGACTGATAAAGAGCAGAAGGAGTGGGTCAAAGAAGTGCAAGGCCTCTCAGAGTA CTTCAGCAAGCGCAAAGGCATTGTGATAAATGAGACAGATGTTGTGGTATACGGCCAGCTGCTGACAGGCAGGAAGTATGTCATTGGTCAGAGCGGAAAGGTCCATTTGGAAAAGCAGTTTGCCAAACAGGTCCTGCCCTTTCCATTCCAGACTATCGTGAAG gaTATCAAAGCTTTTGATTCATCATTGGCACACTTCAAGACACTGGAGGAGCTGTTTCCCCCAGGAACTGTTGTCTTTATGGTTGGAAACCCATATTACGGTGCAATGGGAGAT GTGCAAGATTCTAGTGATGTCATCAGTGAGGGGCGGGTCAGAGTGGTCTTCTCTGTACCGTGTGAACCTCAACTTGATGCCTTAATACAGAACCAGCAT AAATACTCTGTGAAGTACAGTCCCGGGTACGTGCTGGCCTCCCGCCTTGGTGTCACCAGCTACCTCGTCTCACGGTTCTCCGGTAGCATCTTCATCGGAAGAGGATCCAAGAAAAA TCCTCATGGAGAGCAGAAAGCCAATGTGGGCCTTAATCTCAAGTTCAACAAGAAGAATGAGGAAGTTCCTGGCTACACCAAGAGAACGGAGAAAGAGTGGCTCTACTCGGCTGCTGTAGAGGAGCTCTTAGCTGAATACTTAGAGAG ATTTTCAGAGCTGTTTGACTTCGTAGCACGAAACAATCACGATGACGTATTTTATGAAGATGACATCTGGCCAAGAGAAGATGAGAATGG CGCTGAAAAGGTCCAGGAGATCCAGGGCTGGCTGAAAAACCATCCAGTCAGTTCCTCTTCCCGAGCTTCATGTGATCTGCAGATCCTGGACACTGGCATTGTGGAGAAGATTGAAGAAGAGCTGGAGAAAACGAAG GCAAAGAAGATGAACAAGAAAGTACGGGTCACTGTGAAGCCCCACCTGCTTTTTAGG ccTTTGGAGCAGCAGCACGGTGTTGTTCCAGACCCTGACGCAGAGTATCATCTGTTTGATCGTGTGGTCAATGTGAGAGAGAGCTTCTCTGTTCCTCTCGGCCTTCGAGGAACCATCATTGGCATCAAAGGAG CTGAACGTGAGGCTGAAGTTCTGTATGAAGTGCTGTTTGATGAGGAGTTTGCTGGAGGACTCACTGTCAG GTGCTCTCCGGGGCGTGGCTATCGACTGCCCCCCAGTGCCTTAATCAACCTGAGCCACGGCAGCAGAAAGGAGCATGGCTCTCACAAACTCACTGCCATCGTCAAACCCCAGCCCTCATCCCATTTCACACACAAAAGTCAGCTGGGAGGCCTTAACCACTCGCCATGCTCACCCTTTATACCTACGCAG CAGCAGAATGGCCGACAGAGTTTTAATCTCAGGGCTGACACTCAGGGCAACAGAAACTCGCCTCACAAAGCCCTCAGCCAGAAAAACCAACACAAG GGCTCTAGTAATGAGAAAGAGTTCAGTAATGTATGGCAGTCTCTTCAGAGTTCAGGAATGCCCCAGAAACCACCGGCTCACTGGCAAAATAAG GCTGGGAGAAGCAGTGGACCGATGCCACATCAGCACCAGCTGGAGGGACAGAGTAAACAAAGCCAAGGCAACGACCCATCCAGCAaactt GCCTCAGGTGGCAATATTAGACTTCTGAAGAGAAATGAGGATGTGAATATGGCTTTCGTACAAAGTCCTTCAAATAag gcATCTACAGAATTTGAGGAGCTTATAGCCAATCTGAAGATCTCAAAGGATTCTGAGCATGTCCAGAATCATCCACCTACAGAGCCCAAGAACCAATCAGGAGAGCCTCTTTCCCCACAGTCCTTTGCCATG AAGGGAACTCTGGTATTGAAAGAAATGTTGAAGATTGACTCTGGACCAAGTGCTCCTGATTGCACTGGTGGCCAGGATTCAGCAAACCCCAGTGTTCAACAGCAGAGCAAGAGACGCTCCAGCAAAAAACTAG CTGCTCGGATAAATACTCCTCAGACTGATGTGCCAGTAGCGGTTCCCCTTCCTCCTTTGGCTGGCCAGCCACCCCTTCTGCCCAGCATGGCCACAGAACTCGGGCGTGTATGCATGGGGCTTGGGATGGGACCTCCAGAGTTTGCCTACCTCCACAACAGACAG AGTCTGACAGTGTGTCAGGTGAAGCTGTCTAATGGCCTGCTGGTTCACGGTCCTCAGTGTCAGTCTGAAACTGAAGCTAAAGAGAAAGCTGCTCTCTTTGCCCTTCAACGATTG AACTCACTGGGTTCATTGCCACTTCCTCCTCCCATATTCCCCGGAGTCCAGCAGATGAGGCCACTTGCGCCACATCCCTCCATGTTTGGTCAGCCACCAG GTTGTCTTCTGATGCCCCCACAAGGCTATGGACCTCTTCATTGTGAAGCAACTTTCCCTGGAGCACGGGCCCCTGTGCCATCAGCACCCAGTGGATCCCACAATCAGTTTGTCCCCCTACAG GTGACCAAGAAGAGAGTTTCAGGcagaaccaagaaccaagaggCCAAGCAAGTGTCAGGCAGCTCTGCCAATGCTGGCCAGACCCCAAGCGGTGGACTGACTGCTTCTGCCCCAATGCCTGCATCAGCCCCCAAGACCCCCCCACCCATCAGCACCCATGAGCCTGCAGATAACCCCACCCCCAAGACGCCCAGGCAGAACGCCAATCCTCACACGCCCGGCTCAGCCTCCAAGCGGAAAAACAGGAAACTGGCAGTCAATTTCGAGGCTGCTAAAGTGACGGACTGA
- the LOC109108188 gene encoding 5'-3' exoribonuclease 1-like isoform X1, which yields MREYIDYEFSELRNKISFEYNLERIIDDWVLMGFLVGNDFIPHLPHLHINHDALPLLYRTYISVLPSLGGYLNENGHLNLANFEKYLEKLSEFDREHFSEVFVDLKWFESKVGNKYLNEAAGLAAEEAGVKDMKKSKSADDSLCLAALDGVTDSHSTPGREGTEEDGEDDDMFETEFRQYKRTYYMTKMGVEVVSDEFLANQAKCYVEGIQWILHYYYHGVQSWSWYYPYHYAPFLSDVRNISSLMLAFDLGKPFMPFQQLLGVLPSASKDLLPQCYQHLMTSPGSPIVEYYPQDFKTDLNGKQQEWEAVVLIPFIDEKCLLAAMEPYTPKLTPSEKARNRHTECAVYCFDKELDYVYNSPLPQLFPNIVHCRVRQTPIPMDAWRVSLDHVGHRVDRGPLYFCGFPTLQHIRHKFYKKKTGVMVFQQSSRGENMILEILASQELEQVEDVAALVLGKSLFVNWPHLMEARVVAVSDGETKFSLDEPSQVLYLGDTPPPTKVTRLTDKEQKEWVKEVQGLSEYFSKRKGIVINETDVVVYGQLLTGRKYVIGQSGKVHLEKQFAKQVLPFPFQTIVKDIKAFDSSLAHFKTLEELFPPGTVVFMVGNPYYGAMGDVQDSSDVISEGRVRVVFSVPCEPQLDALIQNQHKYSVKYSPGYVLASRLGVTSYLVSRFSGSIFIGRGSKKNPHGEQKANVGLNLKFNKKNEEVPGYTKRTEKEWLYSAAVEELLAEYLERFSELFDFVARNNHDDVFYEDDIWPREDENGAEKVQEIQGWLKNHPVSSSSRASCDLQILDTGIVEKIEEELEKTKAKKMNKKVRVTVKPHLLFRPLEQQHGVVPDPDAEYHLFDRVVNVRESFSVPLGLRGTIIGIKGAEREAEVLYEVLFDEEFAGGLTVRCSPGRGYRLPPSALINLSHGSRKEHGSHKLTAIVKPQPSSHFTHKSQLGGLNHSPCSPFIPTQQNGRQSFNLRADTQGNRNSPHKALSQKNQHKGSSNEKEFSNVWQSLQSSGMPQKPPAHWQNKAGRSSGPMPHQHQLEGQSKQSQGNDPSSKLASGGNIRLLKRNEDVNMAFVQSPSNKASTEFEELIANLKISKDSEHVQNHPPTEPKNQSGEPLSPQSFAMKGTLVLKEMLKIDSGPSAPDCTGGQDSANPSVQQQSKRRSSKKLAARINTPQTDVPVAVPLPPLAGQPPLLPSMATELGRVCMGLGMGPPEFAYLHNRQSLTVCQVKLSNGLLVHGPQCQSETEAKEKAALFALQRLNSLGSLPLPPPIFPGVQQMRPLAPHPSMFGQPPGCLLMPPQGYGPLHCEATFPGARAPVPSAPSGSHNQFVPLQVTKKRVSGRTKNQEAKQVSGSSANAGQTPSGGLTASAPMPASAPKTPPPISTHEPADNPTPKTPRQNANPHTPGSASKRKNRKLAVNFEAAKVTD from the exons ATGAGGGAATACATCGACTATGAGTTTTCAGAGCTCAGG AATAAGATCTCGTTTGAGTATAACCTGGAGCGGATCATAGACGACTGGGTTCTGATGGGTTTCCTGGTGGGGAATGACTTCATCCCTCATCTTCCTCACCTGCACATCAATCACGATGCACTGCCGCTGCTCTATCGAACTTACATCAGCGTGCTGCCCAGTCTGGGGG GCTACCTGAATGAAAATGGTCATCTCAACCTTGCCAACTTTGAGAAGTACCTTGAGAAGTTGTCAGAA TTTGACCGGGAGCACTTCAGCGAGGTGTTTGTAGATCTGAAGTGGTTTGAGAGTAAGGTGGGGAACAAATACCTGAACGAAGCAGCCGGGCTGGCAGCCGAGGAGGCTGGTGTCAAAGACATGAAGAAGAGTAAG tctgcGGATGACTCTTTGTGTCTCGCTGCTCTGGATGGAGTCACGGACTCTCACAGCACTCCAGGAAGAG AAGGCACAGAGGAAGACGGTGAAGATGATGACATGTTTGAAACAGAGTTTCGACAATACAAGCGCACCTACTACATGACCAAGATGGGCGTTGAAGTTGTCTCAGA TGAGTTTTTGGCCAATCAGGCTAAATGTTACGTGGAGGGGATCCAGTGGATCTTACATTACTACTACCATGGAGTTCAGTCTTGGAGCTG GTATTATCCGTACCACTACGCCCCCTTCCTTTCTGATGTGAGGAACATCTCTAGTCTCATGTTGGCATTTGATCTGGGCAAACCCTTCATGCCGTTCCAGCAGCTCTTGGGTGTCCTGCCTTCAGCCAGCAAAGACCTTCTTCCACAGTGCTACCAG CATCTGATGACATCACCAGGCTCACCCATCGTTGAGTATTACCCACAGGACTTCAAAACAGACCTGAATGGCAAACAGCAGGAGTGGGAAGCCGTGGTGCTCATCCCGTTTATCGACGAG aaatgcttGTTAGCTGCTATGGAGCCCTACACTCCTAAACTGACTCCATCAGAGAAGGCAAGGAACAGACATACCGAGTGTGCCGTCTACTGCTTTGATAAAGAGCTGGACTATGTCTACAACTCCCCCCTCCCCCAGCTCTTCCCCAACATCGTCCACTGCCGCGTCAG GCAAACACCGATCCCGATGGATGCCTGGCGTGTATCACTGGATCATGTAGGGCATAGGGTTGACAGAGGGCCTCTTTATTTCTGTGGCTTCCCCACCTTACAGCACATCCGTCATAAA TTTTATAAGAAGAAAACTGGAGTGATGGTGTTTCAACAAAGCAGCCGAGGGGAGAACATGATACTGGAGATTTTAGCCAGCCAGGAGCTGGAACAG GTGGAAGATGTTGCAGCGCTGGTTCTTGGAAAGTCTTTGTTTGTGAACTGGCCACATTTGATGGAAGCTCGAGTTGTAGCTGTTTCAGATGGAGAAACAAA GTTTTCTTTAGACGAACCATCACAGGTGTTGTATCTAGGTGACACACCACCGCCGACTAAAGTCACCCGTCTGACTGATAAAGAGCAGAAGGAGTGGGTCAAAGAAGTGCAAGGCCTCTCAGAGTA CTTCAGCAAGCGCAAAGGCATTGTGATAAATGAGACAGATGTTGTGGTATACGGCCAGCTGCTGACAGGCAGGAAGTATGTCATTGGTCAGAGCGGAAAGGTCCATTTGGAAAAGCAGTTTGCCAAACAGGTCCTGCCCTTTCCATTCCAGACTATCGTGAAG gaTATCAAAGCTTTTGATTCATCATTGGCACACTTCAAGACACTGGAGGAGCTGTTTCCCCCAGGAACTGTTGTCTTTATGGTTGGAAACCCATATTACGGTGCAATGGGAGAT GTGCAAGATTCTAGTGATGTCATCAGTGAGGGGCGGGTCAGAGTGGTCTTCTCTGTACCGTGTGAACCTCAACTTGATGCCTTAATACAGAACCAGCAT AAATACTCTGTGAAGTACAGTCCCGGGTACGTGCTGGCCTCCCGCCTTGGTGTCACCAGCTACCTCGTCTCACGGTTCTCCGGTAGCATCTTCATCGGAAGAGGATCCAAGAAAAA TCCTCATGGAGAGCAGAAAGCCAATGTGGGCCTTAATCTCAAGTTCAACAAGAAGAATGAGGAAGTTCCTGGCTACACCAAGAGAACGGAGAAAGAGTGGCTCTACTCGGCTGCTGTAGAGGAGCTCTTAGCTGAATACTTAGAGAG ATTTTCAGAGCTGTTTGACTTCGTAGCACGAAACAATCACGATGACGTATTTTATGAAGATGACATCTGGCCAAGAGAAGATGAGAATGG CGCTGAAAAGGTCCAGGAGATCCAGGGCTGGCTGAAAAACCATCCAGTCAGTTCCTCTTCCCGAGCTTCATGTGATCTGCAGATCCTGGACACTGGCATTGTGGAGAAGATTGAAGAAGAGCTGGAGAAAACGAAG GCAAAGAAGATGAACAAGAAAGTACGGGTCACTGTGAAGCCCCACCTGCTTTTTAGG ccTTTGGAGCAGCAGCACGGTGTTGTTCCAGACCCTGACGCAGAGTATCATCTGTTTGATCGTGTGGTCAATGTGAGAGAGAGCTTCTCTGTTCCTCTCGGCCTTCGAGGAACCATCATTGGCATCAAAGGAG CTGAACGTGAGGCTGAAGTTCTGTATGAAGTGCTGTTTGATGAGGAGTTTGCTGGAGGACTCACTGTCAG GTGCTCTCCGGGGCGTGGCTATCGACTGCCCCCCAGTGCCTTAATCAACCTGAGCCACGGCAGCAGAAAGGAGCATGGCTCTCACAAACTCACTGCCATCGTCAAACCCCAGCCCTCATCCCATTTCACACACAAAAGTCAGCTGGGAGGCCTTAACCACTCGCCATGCTCACCCTTTATACCTACGCAG CAGAATGGCCGACAGAGTTTTAATCTCAGGGCTGACACTCAGGGCAACAGAAACTCGCCTCACAAAGCCCTCAGCCAGAAAAACCAACACAAG GGCTCTAGTAATGAGAAAGAGTTCAGTAATGTATGGCAGTCTCTTCAGAGTTCAGGAATGCCCCAGAAACCACCGGCTCACTGGCAAAATAAG GCTGGGAGAAGCAGTGGACCGATGCCACATCAGCACCAGCTGGAGGGACAGAGTAAACAAAGCCAAGGCAACGACCCATCCAGCAaactt GCCTCAGGTGGCAATATTAGACTTCTGAAGAGAAATGAGGATGTGAATATGGCTTTCGTACAAAGTCCTTCAAATAag gcATCTACAGAATTTGAGGAGCTTATAGCCAATCTGAAGATCTCAAAGGATTCTGAGCATGTCCAGAATCATCCACCTACAGAGCCCAAGAACCAATCAGGAGAGCCTCTTTCCCCACAGTCCTTTGCCATG AAGGGAACTCTGGTATTGAAAGAAATGTTGAAGATTGACTCTGGACCAAGTGCTCCTGATTGCACTGGTGGCCAGGATTCAGCAAACCCCAGTGTTCAACAGCAGAGCAAGAGACGCTCCAGCAAAAAACTAG CTGCTCGGATAAATACTCCTCAGACTGATGTGCCAGTAGCGGTTCCCCTTCCTCCTTTGGCTGGCCAGCCACCCCTTCTGCCCAGCATGGCCACAGAACTCGGGCGTGTATGCATGGGGCTTGGGATGGGACCTCCAGAGTTTGCCTACCTCCACAACAGACAG AGTCTGACAGTGTGTCAGGTGAAGCTGTCTAATGGCCTGCTGGTTCACGGTCCTCAGTGTCAGTCTGAAACTGAAGCTAAAGAGAAAGCTGCTCTCTTTGCCCTTCAACGATTG AACTCACTGGGTTCATTGCCACTTCCTCCTCCCATATTCCCCGGAGTCCAGCAGATGAGGCCACTTGCGCCACATCCCTCCATGTTTGGTCAGCCACCAG GTTGTCTTCTGATGCCCCCACAAGGCTATGGACCTCTTCATTGTGAAGCAACTTTCCCTGGAGCACGGGCCCCTGTGCCATCAGCACCCAGTGGATCCCACAATCAGTTTGTCCCCCTACAG GTGACCAAGAAGAGAGTTTCAGGcagaaccaagaaccaagaggCCAAGCAAGTGTCAGGCAGCTCTGCCAATGCTGGCCAGACCCCAAGCGGTGGACTGACTGCTTCTGCCCCAATGCCTGCATCAGCCCCCAAGACCCCCCCACCCATCAGCACCCATGAGCCTGCAGATAACCCCACCCCCAAGACGCCCAGGCAGAACGCCAATCCTCACACGCCCGGCTCAGCCTCCAAGCGGAAAAACAGGAAACTGGCAGTCAATTTCGAGGCTGCTAAAGTGACGGACTGA